The Cryobacterium roopkundense sequence CGGAACGGCCCGCCCGACCGCGAGGCCGCTGCGCGCACGTATGATTCGTCGATCTGCCCGGCGGCGAGCGTAAGACGCAGTGCCTGCAAGCGGATGCCCGCGGCCAGGGCCTGCCGGGACGCTTCGGTGAGCACATGTCCCGCGCTGGAATCGAGGGCAAGCTGCGCCGAGGCCAGGACGGATCGCGCGACAGCGACGCGCCCGATTGCCTGCAGGCGGTTGTCACGGAACCCTTCGAGAGCGTCGGCGTACTGCAGCTCGCTCAGGCCACGTCGCGCCGCGACGACGGAGGTCACGTGCCTCTCGCCCCTGGCATCCGCTGCCACGTTGCCCGGCACCGCTGAATCGGCCGCGGCCGCCACGGCGACCGCCGGAACCGGTGCCGGTGAGGGTGTTGCGCCTGTCAGGAGCGTGACGGACGCAACGAGCAGCGTGAGGACCGCGAGCATCCGCTGTCCAGCTCGCCGGCGAGACGAGCGATGGCGCGGCGTTTTCGCGGCGACGCTTACTGCAATCGGTTCGGTCATGGCAGTCCCCATTCGGGAAAGACAAACTGACCGAGCCAGTAAACCGCGCACGCGGCCGCCCGACCACCCCTTTTAGGGGACTAAGCGAGCACCGAACACCCCCAGTTCGTGGCTAGACACCGTGTCGAGCGAACCAGAAGCCTGGTTTGTGCCCGCCGATTCAACGCGGAACGTCGCCGGGGCCAACGCGGGCCGCCGGAGTGTCTATTATTGGCAGTTCAATGGTGAGCGCTCGGGCTGTGACGCACTCCAGACACCGACCGCTTTCCCCGTGGAGGTGAGAGCGTGAACGCGATCCGGGTAAGGCGGCACGCCGCCCTGCACCGAGCAGCGATCCTGCTGAGCATCGGCTACCTGGTTACGCTAGCCCTGATCGCCTTCTGGCCCACCCCGGTAGACCGCGGCGGGCACGATTCCCTGGTGTCCCTGCTGGGCTGGCTGCAACGCCACGGTGCACCCGGGTGGCTGAGCTACACGTTCGTGGAGTTCTCCGCGAACGTCGCGCTCTTCGTGCCGATCGGGCTTCTCGGCGTCATTCTGCTGGGTGCACGGCGCTGGTGGCTCGCCATCCTGGCCGGCTTTCTGGCCAGCTTCAGCATCGAACTCGGGCAGCTCCTCTTTCTGCCGGCCCGATTTGCCACGGTCAACGATGTGATCGCCAACTCGCTCGGCGCGGGGATCGGCACTGTGGGTGCGCTGCTGCTGATTGGGGTGTTGCATGTGCTGCCGACGAGGGACTCGCTGCCCCCGGTCACCCGCAAGGTGCCGGTGCGCTAGCCACGCGCCTGCCTCCTAGACTGGGGGTTGTGCTGGAGTCGCTGCGTCGTTCGTTTCGGCAACGGGCTGCCCGTCGCCGTCTGTGCGCGCTGTGCGGGGCTGACACGCCACATCCGGTCGCCCGATACGGGGCGTTCCGGTTCTGCTCCCACGACCACCTGGCCGAATGGCGCTCCAGCAGCGTTCTCTGAGTACGGCTAAGCGGATGCCGTGCGCGGCGCGAGCGTGGGGATGAGCTCGTCGAGGAACGCGGCAGTGTCGAGCCAACCTTCCACGGCCACGCACTCCACGCCGAGCACCTTCACGGGGTAGTCGTTGCCGTTCTCGTCGAGCCGGTCGCCCACGAACAGCATGTCGGAAAGCGGCACGCCCGTGAGCTCGGCCAGGCGTTTCATGCCGTAGGCCTTGTCGATGCCCCGGCGGGTGATGTCAACGGATGTCGACCCTCCCGACCGCACCTCGAGGTCGGGCAGCAGCGCCTGCACGGCCTCGCGCAGGGCATTCTTCTTGTCGCCGCTCGGGTCCCACAGAACCTTCTTCGCCACGGGAGCGGCCTGTCCGAGGGCGGAGAAGGTGATCTGCGAGCCGCGGTCTTCGAGAATGTCGCCCCAGGTCTCGCTCTCCCAGAATCCGAGGTCCCGGGCCGCGGTTTCGACGGCGGCGAGCGCACGCGCCTTCTCGTCGTCGCTGAGATTCTCGGCGTAGATCTGCTGCCAGGACCCCTCGGAGTGCCGGTAGTACTGCGTGCCGCAGGTGGGCAGCAGGTACAGGCGCGATAGGGCCTCTGCGCTGACGTTCTCGAGGTTGTCGATCAACTGCATCTCAAACTGGCTGAAGCGGCCACCGGAGATCACGCAGACATCGGCCACATCGAGCAGGCGCACGAGCAGGGCAGCCATGCGCGGGTCCAACGGGGACTTCGACGCGGCCAGGGTATCATCGAGGTCGAAGGCGACAAGACGAGGGAATTCGGGCATGAGTGCGTTTCCTTACGGTCGGCGCCCGCGCGATTCTCCGGCCCGCCGACCGCCTCGCATGAGCGACGTTCAGCATACCGGACGCCCCCGACGCGACGCTGGGGCGCCCGCTGCTCGAGGCTTGCCGCGCGCGACCAGCGCGAGATGGTGCGCACGAAACCGGCTCGCGCGAAGGGTCCGGCGCCCGAAACCGGCTCGCGCTCGCGGTATACCAAGCGCAGGAGCCGGATACGCCCGCACCACCTGAGTGGGCGCCTCGACCAACGGATGCCGCGGCTACTTACCTGGACTACCGCGGGAGGCGAAGCGCTGCTGCAAGAGCACCGCGACCACGATGATGACGCCCTTTGCCACGTTCTGCACCGAGGTCGAGAGGTTGTTCTGGGTGAAGACGTTGATGAGCGTGCTGAAGATAAGAATTCCGAGCACTGATCCCACAATGGTGCCGCGTCCGCCGATCAGCAGGGTGCCGCCCACCACGACTGCGGCGATCACGTCGAGCTCGTAGAGCAAGCCGTGTGTGGACGTGCCGACAGTGGTGCGGCCGAGCATCATCACGGCGGCGATGCCGGCAGTGAGGCCCGAGAGCATGTAGACGTAAACCATGTGGCGTTGTACTTTGATGCCGGCAAGTCGGCTGGCCTCGGCATTGCCGCCCACGGCCACGGTGCGCCGGCCGAAGGTGGTGCGGTTGAGCAGAATCCAGCCGGCCACCGCCACGAGCAGGAAGATCCAGATCAGGATCGGAACGCCGAGCAGGTCGGCGCGAAAGAACTCCAGGAAGCCCTGGTCGCTCACGATCTGGGTCGACCGGTTCGAGATGAGTTCGGCGAGACCGCGCGCGCCGACGAGCATGGCAAGTGTCGCCATGAACGCCACCACTCTGCCGTAGGCGATCACCACGCCGTTTACCAGCCCGGCCAGGGTACCAACGGCGAGTGCGATCACCACAATCAGCAGCCAGGAGGTCTGTGCGGAGGCGAGCTGCACAGCGGTGAGGCTCGCCATGGTGGACGCCAGGCCCATCACCGAGCCCACCGAGAGGTCAATGCCCCCGGCGGTGATGACAAATGTCATTCCCACGCACATCACGCCGAGGACCGAGGCGTAGCGGATGATGGTGACGAAGTTGTCGAAGCTGGCGAACCGGTCGCCTGCGGTGAGGGTTCCCACCAGGATCAGCACCGCGAAGGCGATGACCAGCCCGAGGTTGCGGCCGGCAGAGCCACCGAGCATCCGCTTCAGTAGTGAGGGCGGGGCGTCGTGCGCCTGCGGGGTCGGCGGGGCCGTCTGGGTGATCTGCTCGCTCATGCGGCACTTCCTCTCATGACCAGATCGAGCACGCCCGGCTCGTCGATGTCGTTGGCATTGGTGGTGGTGAGAACGTCGCCGTCGCTGATGACCAGCACGCGGTCGGCCAGGCCGAGCACCTCGTCGATCTCGCTCGACACGACGATGATGGCGGTGCCGGCTTCGGCGAGTCGACGGATGAGGCTGTAAATCTCGGCCCGCGCGCCCACGTCGACGCCGCGGGTGGGTTCGTCCAGCAGCAGCACGGCGGTGCCGTGCACGAGCCAGCGGGCGAGCAGGATCTTCTGCTGGTTTCCGCCGGACAGCGTGCGCGTGACCATGTCGGGATTAGCGGGTCGCAGCTCGAGGGCCTCGATCTGCTCCCGCGCGGCCTGGCGCTCGCGCCGCTCGTTCAGGAACCCGCTGCGGGCGAAGCGCCCGAACGACGAGAGCGTGACGTTTTTGAAGATCGGCTCGTCGAGAATCAGGCCCTGGCTCTTGCGCTCCTCGGGAGAGAGTCCGATGCCGGCGGCGACGGCGGCCGCCACCGAACCGGGGCGCAGCGCCTCACCGTTCACGGTAACGGTGCCGCTCGTGCTGCGGCGAGCGCCGTAGATGGCCTCGAGAATCTCGGAGCGGCCGGAGCCGACGAGGCCGGCGAGTCCCACGACCTCTCCGGCCCGCACTTCGAACGAGACGTTGCGGAATACGCCGCGCACGCCGAGCTCGTGGCAGCTCAGCACCACCGGGGCATCCGCTGCGATCGGCTCGGCGGCGGGAAAGACGTTGTCCACGTCGCGGCCGGTCATCAGGCGGATGAGTTCCGGAGTCGACGTGTCCGTCACGCTCAGGCCGGTGGCCGTGCTTCTGCCGTCTTTGATCACCGTGATGCGATCGCCGATACGGCGAATCTCGGCGAGGCGATGCGAGATGTAGACCACGGCGATGCCCTGGGCCGTGAGCTCCTTGACCACGCGAAAGAGGTTCTCCACCTCTTGCGAGTCCAGCACGGCGCTCGGTTCGTCCATGATGATGAGCCGAGTGTCGCGGGAGAGCGCACGGGCCATGCTGACTATCTGCTTGTTGGCCGCCGACAGCGAGCCCACCTCCGTGCGCGGGGAGATTTCGCCGTGGCCGAGGCGGGTGAGGATCTCGGCGGTGCGTGCGTTGGCGGATGCGACGTGCAGCAGACCGCCGGTGGCCTGTTCGTGGCCGAGGAAGATGTTCTCCGCGATGGTGAGGCCGTCGACCACGTCGAGTTCCTGGTACATCGTGGCGATGCCGCGTTCGAGTGCCGCGACAGGGCCGCCGATGGTGATTCGCTCACCCTGCCAGAAGATCTCTCCGGAGTCGGGCTGGTACGCGCCGGAGAGCGTCTTGATGAGCGTGGACTTGCCGGCGCCGTTTTGGCCGAGCACGCAGTGCACCTCGCCGGCACGCACAGAAAGGTCGACGCCCTGGAGAGCTTTTACCCCGGCGAAACTCTTTGTGAGCCCACGAACCTCAAGTAGTGGATGGTCGACAGTGATCATGCGAAAAACCTAACACAGGATCGGTACTTACGTCGATCAACATCAATAAGTTGCACGTGAACTGTCATCATCTGCTATCGTTCAACTCGTCAGCGTCGACGCCTCCTCAGTTGTTCGACAATTGCCCCGCATCGGCCGCCGGCAGCACAGCAGCACGACACAGCACCGCACCCGTACCTGCAGCAATTCACTGAGCCAGAGGGAACCACATGCTTGCACCACGCACTTTCCGCCGCAGAATGCTTTTCGCCGCCGGCACCTCGCTGGCCGTCGTCGGCCTGATCACCGGCTGCACGGCGGGCGGCGGCACCACGAACGCCCAACCCACGAACGCGAGCGTCGAAGGCAACGAAGCCCAGGGCGACACCATCGTGATCGGCTTCTCGGGGCCGGCGGCCGACCACGGCTGGCTCGGTGCCATCAACAACGCGGCGATCGCCGAGGCCGAGAAGTACGAGGACATCGACCTCATAATCGCCGAGGGCACCAACGACGCCAACCTGCAGATCAGCCAGGTAGAGGGCTTCATCAACGACAAGGTCGACGCTATCGTGCTGCTGCCCACCGACGGCGCCGCCCTCACCGAGGTCGCCATCCAGGCCATGGAGGCCGGCATTCCGGTGATCAACGTGGACCGCGAGTTCTCCAGCACCTTCGCCGCCCGCGCCACCATCCTTGGTGACAACTACGGCATGGGCGTGAGCGCCGGCACCTACATCTGCGAGGAACTCGACGGCAACGCCGACGCCGTGGTCGCCGAGATCGCCGGCATCGACTCGCTCCCCCTCACCCAGGAGCGCAGCGCCGGCTTCGCCCAGGCGCTCAGCGATTGCGGAATGTCCGTCACGAACCGCGTAGCCGCCGACTTCACAGTGGCGGGCGGTGAGGCCACCACGAGCCAGCTGCTCGCCGCCGCGCCGCAGATCGACGCCCTCTGGAACCACGACGACGACCAGGGCATCGGCGTGCTCGCCGCCATCGACGCCGCCGGACGCGACGAGTTCATCATGGTCGGTGGCGCTGGATCTGCCAACGCCATGCGCCTGATCCAGGCCGGCGACAGCGTGATGAAGGCCACCGTGGTGTACCCGTCCACCCAGGCCGCAGACGGCATCCGCTTGGCTCGCTTGCTCGTGCAGGACAAGGCCATGAGCGACCTCGTCGAGGTGGAGATCCCGAACCGGATCGTTCTCAACGCTCCCGTCGTGACGAGCGAGAACGTGGAGCAGTACCTGCCGACCGCCTTCGAGTCCTAACCGGCACGCCTCGTGGGGAGCGAGCCCGGCCCGCTCCCCACGACCACCAACAGAAAGAGTCTTCTCATGAGCGCACTGCCCCTCCGCGTGGCACTGATCGGCCACGGATTCATGGGCGCCGCGCACTCCCAGGGTTGGCGCGTGGCCCCCCGATTCTTCGACCTGCCCCGGCAACCGGAGATGAGCATTCTCGTCGGACGCAACGCCGCCACGGCCGCCGAGGCCGCCGAGCGCTGGGGCTGGGCCGAGTCGTCCACCGACTGGCGGGCCGTGATCGACCGGCCCGACATCGACGTGATCGACATCGTGACCCCGGGCACGTCACACGCTGAAATCGCGATCGCCGCCCTCAACGCCGGCAAGCACGTACTCTGCGAGAAGCCCCTCGCCAACACGGTCGCCGAGGCGGCGGCCATGACGGATGCCGCGGCGCGCGCCTTTGAGCGCGGCGTGTACGCCATGGTGGGATTCACGTACCGTCGTGTTCCCGCCGCCACCCTCGCGCGCGACTTCGTGGCCGCCGGCAAGATCGGCCAGATTCGCCAGGTGCGGGTGAACTACCTGCAGGACTGGCTCGTCGACCCCGAATCGCCGCTCACCTGGCGCCTGCAGAAGGAGCTCGCCGGCTCCGGTGCCCTCGGCGACATCGGCGCCCACGCCATCGACCTCGCGCAGTTCATCACCGGGCAGCGGCTCTCGAGCGTGTCGGGAATCATCGAGACGCTCGTGACCGAACGACCGCTCCTCGGCACGAAGCAGGGCCTCTCGGGCACCGCGACCACCGAGCGCGGCGCCGTGACCGTCGACGACGTGGCCCTGTTCACCGGGCGCTTCGAGGGCGGAGCCCTCGGCAGTTTCGAGGCCACCCGCTTCAGCACGGGTCGCAAGAACGCGTTCCGCATCGAGGTCGCCGGTTCCGACGGGGCGATCGCGTTCGATTTGGAAGACCTCAACACCCTGAGTTTCTTCGACGGCCACGCCGCGACCGGGCAGCAGGGCTTCACCCGCATTCTGGTGACCGAGCCGCAGCATCCGTATCTGGCTGCCTGGTGGCCGCCCGGACATATGCTCGGTTATGAGCACGGTTTCACGCACCAGGCCAGGGATTTCGTGCACGCGATCGCGGCCGGCGAGCAGCCGACCCCGTCGTTTGCCGACGGCCTGCAGGTGCAGCGCGTGCTCGCCGCGGTCGAGGCCAGCTCCGACAACGGCAGCGCCTGGACCCGCACGCACGAACCCGCCCCCGAACTCGCAACGCAGAACTAGGAGACATCATGGCTCGCCCGATCACCCTCTTCACCGGCCAGTGGGCCGACCTGCCCTTCGAAGAAGTGGCCAGGCTCGCCTCCGGCTGGGGCTATGAGGGCCTCGAGATCGCTTGCTGGGGTGACCACCTCGACCCGTGGCGCTGGAACGACGAGGAGTACGTGGCGGGCAAGCTCGCCGTGCTCGAGAAATACAACCTCAAGGTGTGGGCCATCTCCAACCATCTCAAGGGCCAGGCGGTGTGCGACGACCCGATCGACCAGCGACACCGCGACATTCTGCCCGACGTGGTGTGGGGCGACGGCGACCCCGAGGGCGTGCGTCAGCGCGCCGCCGAAGAGATGAAACACACCGCCCGCCTCGCCGCCAAACTCGGCGTGAAGACCGTGATCGGCTTCACCGGTTCGTCGATCTGGAAGTACGTGGCCATGTTCCCGCCCGTGTCGCAGCAGCTCATCGACGCCGGCTACCAGGACTTCGCCGACCGCTGGAACCCCATCCTCGACGTGTTCGACGAGGTGGGCGTGCGCTTCGCTCACGAGGTGCACCCGAGCGAGATCGCGTTCGACTACTGGACCACGGTGCGCACGCTTGACGCCATCGGCCACCGGCCGGCGTTCGGCCTCAACTGGGACCCGAGCCACTTCGTCTGGCAGGACCTCGACCCGGTCAGTTTTCTCTGGGACTTCAAGGACCGCATCTACCACGTGGACTGCAAAGACACCAAGAAGCGGATGTCGAATGGCCGCAACGGCCGCCTCGGCTCCCTCCTGGCCTGGGCCGACCCCCGCCGCGGCTGGGACTTCATCTCCACAGGGCACGGCGACGTGCCGTGGGAAGACAGCTTCCGCATGCTCGACAGCATCGGCTACGACGGGCCGATTTCGGTGGAGTGGGAGGACGCCGGCATGGACCGCCTGATCGGCGCCCCGGAGGCCCTCGCCTTCGTGCGTTCGCTCACCTTCGACCCGCCCACCGCGGCCTTCGACGCCGCCTTCTCCGCCCGGTAGCCGGCCCCGCCGACCCTCGCCGCTTCCGGCGTCCCTCTGGTCGCTCTCCCCATTCCGCTGGTCGAGCAGTGGGCCCGCTCTTGGCCCGCGCCCGTCGAGACCCCGTGAGCCGGCCCCGCACATTGGCTCACGAGGCCTCGACACGCTCGCAAGCTCGCTGCTCGACCAGCGGGGCGGAGGCGGGACGGAGGCGGGACGGAGGCGGGACGGCGCGGGACGGCGCGGACGCGCGGGACGCGCGGACTGCGGCGGGGCGGGGGTCAGGCGGTGAGGGAGGCGACCATGGCCTCGATGCGGTCAGGCGAGAGGGCGTGGTGGATGGCGAGCATGCTCGCACCGAGGATGGCGGCGTTGGCGCCAGCACTCGACTGGGTGATCTGCAGGTGCTGGGTGGCCAGCGGGTTGGAGCGCGAGTAGACGACCTCACGCACGCCGGCGATCAGGTGCTCTCCGGCCTGTGCCATCGACCCGCCGAGCACGATCACGGACGGGTTCACCAGGTTCACGCACATGGTGAGCACCTCGCCCATATCCCGTCCGGCCTGGCGCACGGCCCGGATCGCCTCAAGGTTGCCCTGCTTCACGAGGTCCACGACGTGCTGGCTCGTGGTTACCGGAAGGCCCTGGGCCGCGAGCAACCTAGTGAGGGCCGCTCCGGAGGCGACGGCCTCGAGGCAGCCCTCGTTGCCGCAGCGGCAGGGCACTCCAGCGCCGCGCGCGATCTGCACGTGCCCGAGGTCGCCAGCGATGCCCTGCGCCCCGCGCTGCAGAAAGCCGCCCGAGATCACGCCCGCGCCGATGCCGGTGGCGACCTTCATGAAGATGAGATGGCCAGTGCCCGACCAGGCGAATTCCCGCTCGCCGAGCGCCATCAGGTTCACGTCGTTGTCCACGAGCACGGGAACGTGAAAGCGCTGCTGCAGCCAGCCGGGCACGTCGAAGCGGTCCCATCCCGGCATGATCGGTGGGTTGATCGGGCGGCCGCTCGTGTGCTCGACCGGTCCGGGCAGGCCCACGCCGATCGCCAGCAGGTCGGCGGTGGAACGCTTGCTGTCGCCGAACAACCGCGCACCGGCGTCGATCACCCAGTTCAGCACGGCCTCTGGACCCTCGGAGATCTCCAGAAACGTGGAGTCCTGCACGAGAGTGCTGCCACCGAGGTCGCTCAGCGCGATGCGAACGTGGCTCGCGCCGATGTCCACCGCCAGCACGAACTTGTTACCGGACTGCAGGGCGAACTGCGAGGAGGGACGTCCCCCGGTTGACGTGGCGTTGCCGGCCGGGCCCACGAGGCCGAGGCGGGTGAGCGCGTCAACGCGCAGGGCCACGGTCGACCTGGCTAATCCGGAGAGGTCCGCGAGCTCGGTGCGAGTGCGTGGCTGACCATCACGCAACACCTGAAAGAGGTCACTAGCTCCGGCCGAGCCGAGGGCGCTGACGTGACTTATGTCGACCATCAGGCAATTCAACCACACGAATCGCCCGAACTCGTGACCTTTCGCAGCGGATGCCGCGGCGCGGCATCCGCCGGCACGTCACCGCGCCCTTCTGGCCGCGCGCTACCGCCACAGCGGGCGCGGCCACCCGAAAGACGCACCCATCGGCATCCGCTCGGCGCCGCCGTCGCCGGGCGCTACCGCCACAGCGGGCGCGATCCGCCACCCGGGCGCGCGTCAGCGCCAGGGCAGGGTCAGGGAGGCCGTGTCGGCCGACGGACCCGGCAAACCCGCCGAGCCGGGCAGCGGGGCGGGCCGGGTGCGGCCGGTCTTGAGCAGTGACTGGTAGGTGACCGGCTGCCCGGCCACGGCATACCCGAGCAGGGTATGGAACAGCTGGCCACGGCTGCCGGAGTGCCGCCGGTTGAACCTGAACACCCACTCGTCGACGTAGGCCGGCAGGTGCTCCACGCTCACCGCGCCCTGCCGCGGACCCATCAGCCAGTGGTTCGCCTGGAACACCACCCGACGCACGGCGGGCAGCACCTCACGGATGGGCGCGCCCGGCGCCACCACGGGGCGGGCCGCGTGCTCGTAACGGTCCCGAATTCCGGCGGGATACGCCGACCAGTCGTGCGTCACGACCCGACTACCGGGCTCTACCGATTCCAGCAGAAAGCTGGCCAGTTGCGGCGTTCCGGCGTTGGGGATGGCGGCGAGCCGGGTGCGGCCGAGCCCCGTGGCATCCACTTCCACTGCTACCGCGAAGAGCACCCGGCTGAGCGAACCGCGGCCCGGAACCGAGCCGCCGAGATAGGACACGTCCAGTTCCACGTTGCCGCGCAGGCGCTCCCGGCCGGGTTGCACCATCACAGACCGGTAGCGGTGCAGCATGGCCCACGCGGTCTGCAGGGACCCGAGTCCCATCTCGCGGTGCAACTGGGCGGCCGAGAGCCCGGCCTTGCTGTTCACGAGCAGCCAGGCCGCGCTGAACCACACGGCGAGCGACGTGCGAGTGCCGTGGAAGACTGTTCCCGCCATCGCGGAGACGCGCTTGCCGCAGCCCGCGCAGCGCCATCGCTGATCCACCGCGCGCCAGCCGTGTTCGTGGGCGCAGGCCGGGCAGGTGAATCCGTTCGGCCAACGCAACCAGTCGAGGTAATCGAGGCACTTCCACTCTTCATCGAACCATATGCGCAGGTCTGCATATGAGTTCGGGTAAGCGGGTCGTGCCACTGTCGGCATGTTCCCCACCCTAGGGCACCGAACGCGAAACCCCTTTCCGCCAAAAATAAGGGGGTTTCCACTTCGGTGCCCGAGAGCGGATGCCCTCTGCAGCATTCCCAGACGGGAATGAGTTTTCCTCAGGGCATCGAAGGGCAAATACATTCCGGTCCTTCTGGTTATTCAGACACGTAAGTGTGCACCTACCGTGGCGATAGCGGCCCGCTCACCTGAGAGTTGCGTCGCGATCTCAACGAGGAGAACCAGATATGCGCACGAAGCATGGACTTCGACTAACCGCGGGCATGGCCATGGCCACCCTGGTGGTCACAGCCCTCACCGCAATGCCGGCCGCAGCAGCCCCCGGCGACTCAGCTCCCCCGGGAAAGCCCGGCAAGCCCACTCCAACGGCCCCGGCCGACTCGAGCTTTCAGAAGGTCACCCTCGACGCGACGCCGGGCGAGCCCTTGGACCTGGCCGTGCTGCCCAACAGCGACGTGCTGCACACCACCCGGGGCGGCGACATCTGGCTGAACGACGCGAAGACGGGACTCAACACCCTCGCGGCTTCGCTGGACGTGTACCAGCACGACGAGGAGGGTCTGCAGAGCATCGCCCTCGATCCCAACTTCGGCACGGCGGGTAACAACTGGATCTACCTGTACTACTCCCCACCGCAGAACACCCCGCTCGACGACCCGGCGACCATCGGCGTGAATGAGGGCGACGCCCCCATCACTGGCACGGCCGAAGACTTCGCCCCGTTCCAGGGTTCGATCACCCTCTCCAGGTTCCAGTTCGACGGCGCGGTCTTCGATCTCGCGAGCGAACAGAACATCATGGAAGTCGACGTGGACCGCGGCATCTGCTGCCATGTGGGCGGCGACATCGTCTTCGACAAGGCCGGCAACCTCTACCTCTCCACCGGCGACGACTCAAACCCCTTCTCCTCCGACGGTTTCGTGCCGATCGACGAGCGTGAAGACAGCAACCCGGCCTTCGACGCGCAGCGCAGTTCGAGCAACACGAACGACCTGCGCGGCAAGATTCTGCGCATCACGCCCACAGCGGATGGCGGTTACACGATCCCCGAGGGCAACCTGTTCGCCCCGGGAACCGAGCTGACCCGCCCGGAAATCTACGTGATGGGCATGCGCAACCCGTTCCGCATCGAGCTCAACCAGAAGACCGGCGAGCTGTACGTGGGCGACTACTCCCCCGATTCGCGAACCGCCGATCCCCTGCGCGGCCCGTCCGGCACCGGCAAGTGGACGAGCATCACAGAGGCATCGAACTACGGCTGGCCGTACTGCGCTACCGCCGAGCTGCCCTACGTGGACTTCGACTTCGCCACCGGCGTCTCCGGCGACACCTTCGACTGCGCGGCTCCCGTGAACGATTCACCCCGCAATACGGGCCTGCGTGAGCTTCCCCCCGTCGCCCAGCCCGACGTCTGGTACGGCTACGATGAATCCGTCGACTTCCCGGAGCTCGAAACGGGTGGCATCGGCCCGATGGCCGGCCCCGTGTACGACTATGACGAGAAGGCGTCGAAGGGCAAGGCCCCCGTTGCCTGGCCCGAGTACTACGACGGCATGTCGATGATGTACGAGTGGACCCGCGACTACATCAAGGGCATGACCGTGACCGACGGAGAGCTCAAAAAGATCGAGGCCGTGGTGGATTCGATCATCACCGACAACCCGATCGACATGGAGTTCGGCCCCGACGGCGCGCTCTACGTTCTCGAATACGGCGACGGCTACTTCGCGCAGAACCCCGACGCGCAGCTCTCCCGTATCGACTTCATCGGCGACAAGGGCAACCGCTCGCCCATCCCGATGGCCTCCGGCACGCCGACCGCGGGTGCCTCGCCGCTCACCGTGGAGTTCTCGAGCGAAGGCACCATCGACCCCGAGGGCGACGCGCTCAGCTACGCCTGGGATTTCAACTCCGACGGGATCGTCGACTCCCGTGAGCTGAACCCGACGTACACCTACGAGACGGATGGCGCTTTCACGGCGTCCCTGCAGGTAACGGATGCCGGTGGTAAGGACCGCGGGCGCTACGCCTCGGCAGAGGTTGAGATCGAGGTGGGCAATCAGGCCCCGGTCGTGACCTTCATCACCCCCGTGGTCGGTCAGGACTTCCAGTTCGGCGACACCGTGGCCTACGAGGTTCTCGTGACGGATGACCAGGCAGTCGACTGCTCTCTCGTGACCGTGACCTACATTCTGGGCCACGACTCGCACGGTCACCCGATCACCACGTCGGGCGGCTGCACGGGAACCATCACCACCACGGTTCCCTCGGGCCACAACCCGGAGACCGACGACCTGTCGGGCGTCTTCAATGCCTCGTACACGGATGCCGGCGGCGACTCCTCTGGGCCCCTCACCGGCAGCGCCGA is a genomic window containing:
- a CDS encoding PQQ-dependent sugar dehydrogenase, which gives rise to MRTKHGLRLTAGMAMATLVVTALTAMPAAAAPGDSAPPGKPGKPTPTAPADSSFQKVTLDATPGEPLDLAVLPNSDVLHTTRGGDIWLNDAKTGLNTLAASLDVYQHDEEGLQSIALDPNFGTAGNNWIYLYYSPPQNTPLDDPATIGVNEGDAPITGTAEDFAPFQGSITLSRFQFDGAVFDLASEQNIMEVDVDRGICCHVGGDIVFDKAGNLYLSTGDDSNPFSSDGFVPIDEREDSNPAFDAQRSSSNTNDLRGKILRITPTADGGYTIPEGNLFAPGTELTRPEIYVMGMRNPFRIELNQKTGELYVGDYSPDSRTADPLRGPSGTGKWTSITEASNYGWPYCATAELPYVDFDFATGVSGDTFDCAAPVNDSPRNTGLRELPPVAQPDVWYGYDESVDFPELETGGIGPMAGPVYDYDEKASKGKAPVAWPEYYDGMSMMYEWTRDYIKGMTVTDGELKKIEAVVDSIITDNPIDMEFGPDGALYVLEYGDGYFAQNPDAQLSRIDFIGDKGNRSPIPMASGTPTAGASPLTVEFSSEGTIDPEGDALSYAWDFNSDGIVDSRELNPTYTYETDGAFTASLQVTDAGGKDRGRYASAEVEIEVGNQAPVVTFITPVVGQDFQFGDTVAYEVLVTDDQAVDCSLVTVTYILGHDSHGHPITTSGGCTGTITTTVPSGHNPETDDLSGVFNASYTDAGGDSSGPLTGSAEVVLRSN
- a CDS encoding IS1595 family transposase, which gives rise to MPTVARPAYPNSYADLRIWFDEEWKCLDYLDWLRWPNGFTCPACAHEHGWRAVDQRWRCAGCGKRVSAMAGTVFHGTRTSLAVWFSAAWLLVNSKAGLSAAQLHREMGLGSLQTAWAMLHRYRSVMVQPGRERLRGNVELDVSYLGGSVPGRGSLSRVLFAVAVEVDATGLGRTRLAAIPNAGTPQLASFLLESVEPGSRVVTHDWSAYPAGIRDRYEHAARPVVAPGAPIREVLPAVRRVVFQANHWLMGPRQGAVSVEHLPAYVDEWVFRFNRRHSGSRGQLFHTLLGYAVAGQPVTYQSLLKTGRTRPAPLPGSAGLPGPSADTASLTLPWR
- a CDS encoding ROK family transcriptional regulator encodes the protein MVDISHVSALGSAGASDLFQVLRDGQPRTRTELADLSGLARSTVALRVDALTRLGLVGPAGNATSTGGRPSSQFALQSGNKFVLAVDIGASHVRIALSDLGGSTLVQDSTFLEISEGPEAVLNWVIDAGARLFGDSKRSTADLLAIGVGLPGPVEHTSGRPINPPIMPGWDRFDVPGWLQQRFHVPVLVDNDVNLMALGEREFAWSGTGHLIFMKVATGIGAGVISGGFLQRGAQGIAGDLGHVQIARGAGVPCRCGNEGCLEAVASGAALTRLLAAQGLPVTTSQHVVDLVKQGNLEAIRAVRQAGRDMGEVLTMCVNLVNPSVIVLGGSMAQAGEHLIAGVREVVYSRSNPLATQHLQITQSSAGANAAILGASMLAIHHALSPDRIEAMVASLTA
- a CDS encoding sugar phosphate isomerase/epimerase family protein, whose product is MARPITLFTGQWADLPFEEVARLASGWGYEGLEIACWGDHLDPWRWNDEEYVAGKLAVLEKYNLKVWAISNHLKGQAVCDDPIDQRHRDILPDVVWGDGDPEGVRQRAAEEMKHTARLAAKLGVKTVIGFTGSSIWKYVAMFPPVSQQLIDAGYQDFADRWNPILDVFDEVGVRFAHEVHPSEIAFDYWTTVRTLDAIGHRPAFGLNWDPSHFVWQDLDPVSFLWDFKDRIYHVDCKDTKKRMSNGRNGRLGSLLAWADPRRGWDFISTGHGDVPWEDSFRMLDSIGYDGPISVEWEDAGMDRLIGAPEALAFVRSLTFDPPTAAFDAAFSAR